Proteins from one Thioflavicoccus mobilis 8321 genomic window:
- a CDS encoding BrnA antitoxin family protein, whose protein sequence is MKPEYDMKNAYRATEIEHLNRLRAGKTRITIMLDDDVLNAFRRKADEQGMGYQTLINLALRDHLGRQPLDEEALRRVLREELNRAA, encoded by the coding sequence ATGAAGCCTGAGTACGACATGAAAAACGCATATCGCGCGACCGAGATCGAGCATTTGAACCGCCTGCGTGCCGGCAAGACGCGAATCACAATCATGCTGGACGACGACGTGCTCAATGCCTTTCGGCGGAAAGCGGACGAGCAGGGCATGGGTTACCAGACCCTCATCAACCTTGCCCTGCGCGACCACCTCGGACGGCAACCACTGGACGAGGAAGCCTTGCGGCGGGTGCTGCGCGAGGAACTGAACCGAGCCGCGTAA
- a CDS encoding helix-turn-helix domain-containing protein, with product MDRVMPNPQLELAREFVHATDHNVFLTGKAGTGKTTFLHALKADCPKRMIVTAPTGVAAINAGGVTLHSFFQLPFGPFVPGGDTERQAAAHRLTRQKRDIIRSLDLLVIDEISMVRADLLDAVDFVLRRERRSGRPFGGVQLLMIGDLHQLPPVVRDDDWAILKDFYDSGYFFSSRALQATDLVPIDLKHIYRQSDADFIELLNRVRDNRLDEAALERLNARHRPEFRPDGTDGWITLTTHNRSADQINEARLRALGGKPRTFTARIEGDYPEHSWPTAQTLTLKPGAQVMFVRNDSAADKRWFNGKIGTVTKLTHECILVRCPNEEADLDVEPVTWENVQYRLDEQTKEITAEVIGAFTQYPLRLAWAITIHKSQGLTFERAVIDAGAAFSHGQVYVALSRCKTFEGLVLSSPIPRRAVMTDQAVAHYVDEATRHPPDRAQLERARIAYQQRLLEACWDFDDLGARLRRLRDLLRENERVIDARGLDAIDAVSRQTLDEVVTVGAKFRRQLRSLYRENQAPEDDTRIQERIGKAAAYFAGKLAEGLVPWLDTFGAETDNKALAKTLRQAEDALRQALAVKSAAIESCRDGFSTTAYLAAVTKARLDAPRRAAPGPGTAPEADGDDTEHPTLLATLRRWRAERAEAEEQAGETRYRILTRAVLRQIANTLPESKEALRAVDGLGKRTVERYGEEILALVAEHCRQHGIDPAAIPRPAKPKAPAVETDTKRTSYRLYRDGLSIPDIARHRSLQPSTIESHLAHYIGTGELLVADIIDAERLARIETVLAELGAEQLGQAKQTLGDDCSYGELKMVQAHLARRRP from the coding sequence ATGGACAGGGTCATGCCGAATCCGCAGTTGGAACTGGCGCGGGAGTTCGTCCACGCCACCGACCACAATGTCTTCCTGACCGGCAAGGCCGGCACGGGCAAGACGACCTTCCTGCACGCGCTGAAGGCCGACTGCCCGAAGCGCATGATCGTCACCGCGCCGACCGGCGTCGCCGCGATCAATGCTGGCGGCGTCACGCTGCACTCGTTCTTTCAGCTCCCGTTCGGCCCCTTCGTACCGGGCGGCGACACGGAGCGCCAGGCCGCGGCGCACCGCCTGACCCGTCAGAAGCGCGACATCATCCGCAGCCTGGATCTGCTCGTCATCGACGAGATCAGCATGGTCCGCGCCGACCTGCTCGACGCCGTGGACTTCGTGCTGCGCCGCGAGCGCCGTTCGGGCCGGCCCTTCGGCGGCGTCCAGCTCCTGATGATCGGCGACCTGCATCAGCTCCCGCCCGTCGTGCGCGACGACGACTGGGCCATCCTGAAAGACTTCTACGACTCCGGTTACTTCTTCAGCAGCCGGGCCTTGCAGGCGACGGACCTGGTGCCGATCGATCTCAAGCACATCTACCGGCAGTCCGACGCGGACTTCATCGAGCTGCTGAATCGAGTCCGGGACAACCGCCTGGACGAGGCCGCGCTGGAACGGCTCAATGCCCGTCACCGGCCCGAATTCAGGCCGGATGGCACGGACGGCTGGATCACGCTGACGACGCACAACCGCAGTGCCGATCAGATCAACGAGGCTCGCCTGCGTGCGCTCGGCGGCAAGCCCCGGACCTTCACCGCACGCATCGAAGGCGACTACCCCGAGCACAGCTGGCCGACGGCGCAGACGCTAACGCTGAAGCCGGGCGCCCAGGTCATGTTCGTGCGCAACGATAGCGCCGCGGACAAGCGCTGGTTCAACGGCAAGATCGGCACCGTCACGAAGCTGACGCACGAGTGCATCCTCGTGCGTTGCCCCAACGAGGAAGCGGACCTCGACGTCGAGCCGGTGACCTGGGAGAACGTCCAGTACCGCCTCGACGAGCAGACCAAGGAGATCACCGCCGAGGTCATCGGCGCCTTCACCCAATACCCGCTGCGACTCGCCTGGGCCATCACGATCCACAAGAGCCAGGGGCTGACCTTCGAGCGCGCCGTCATCGACGCCGGCGCGGCCTTCTCCCACGGGCAGGTCTACGTGGCCCTGAGCCGCTGCAAGACCTTCGAGGGCCTGGTGCTGTCGAGCCCGATCCCGCGCCGCGCGGTCATGACCGATCAGGCCGTCGCCCACTATGTCGACGAGGCGACCCGCCATCCGCCGGACCGCGCGCAGCTCGAGCGCGCCCGCATCGCCTACCAGCAGCGGCTGCTCGAGGCCTGCTGGGACTTCGACGACCTCGGCGCCCGGCTGCGGCGGCTTCGCGATCTGCTGCGGGAGAACGAGCGGGTCATCGATGCGCGCGGCCTCGATGCCATCGACGCGGTCAGCCGCCAGACCCTGGACGAGGTCGTGACGGTCGGCGCGAAATTCCGCCGCCAGCTCCGTTCGCTCTACCGCGAAAACCAAGCCCCGGAGGACGACACCCGGATACAGGAGCGCATCGGCAAGGCGGCCGCCTACTTCGCCGGCAAGCTCGCCGAAGGGCTCGTGCCCTGGCTCGACACCTTCGGCGCCGAGACCGACAACAAGGCGCTCGCCAAGACGCTGCGCCAGGCCGAGGACGCGCTACGCCAGGCGCTCGCCGTCAAGAGCGCCGCCATCGAGAGCTGCCGCGATGGGTTCTCGACGACCGCGTATCTGGCGGCCGTGACCAAGGCCCGGCTCGACGCCCCGCGGCGGGCCGCGCCCGGGCCCGGCACCGCACCCGAAGCGGACGGCGACGATACCGAGCACCCGACGCTGCTGGCGACCCTGCGGCGCTGGCGTGCCGAACGGGCCGAAGCCGAAGAGCAGGCCGGCGAGACCCGTTACCGCATCCTGACCCGTGCCGTCCTGCGCCAGATCGCCAACACCCTGCCCGAAAGCAAGGAGGCCCTGCGCGCCGTCGACGGCCTCGGCAAGCGCACCGTCGAGCGCTATGGCGAGGAGATCCTCGCCCTCGTCGCCGAGCACTGCCGGCAGCACGGCATCGATCCAGCCGCGATCCCGCGCCCGGCAAAGCCCAAGGCACCTGCGGTCGAGACCGACACCAAGCGGACCAGCTATCGCCTCTACCGAGACGGCTTGAGCATCCCGGACATCGCCCGGCACCGCTCGCTCCAGCCCAGCACCATCGAGAGCCACCTCGCCCATTACATCGGCACCGGCGAGCTGCTCGTCGCGGACATCATCGACGCCGAGCGGCTCGCCCGCATCGAGACCGTGCTCGCCGAGCTTGGCGCCGAACAGCTCGGCCAGGCCAAGCAGACCTTGGGCGACGACTGCTCCTACGGCGAGCTCAAGATGGTGCAGGCGCATCTGGCGCGGAGAAGGCCATGA
- a CDS encoding SDR family NAD(P)-dependent oxidoreductase produces MKKPVAVITGSTKGIGFGMAEAFLKRDCRVVVSGRDSARLEEATAALSALTSPGQVVGQACDVGDPDQIQALWDTATRQFDTVDIWINNAGLNSIEQDFWEHDPEAIQSLMQTNLLGTMYGCRVAARGMIAQGHGRIYALEGWGSSNERRRGSTLYGTSKAAIRYFARSLQAELRRTPVQFGTINPGLVATDLLALSMRGDREANAKRFVNLFGDRVETAAPELVNRVLADRRHGSRIVWLTPQRVLGRLLAAPFRKRRILD; encoded by the coding sequence ATGAAAAAGCCCGTAGCGGTCATTACCGGCAGCACCAAGGGCATCGGATTTGGCATGGCCGAGGCCTTCCTGAAGCGGGATTGCCGTGTCGTTGTGAGCGGACGCGATTCCGCGCGGCTGGAGGAGGCGACGGCCGCACTGAGTGCTCTGACATCGCCCGGTCAAGTGGTCGGCCAGGCATGCGACGTCGGCGATCCGGACCAGATCCAGGCCCTCTGGGACACCGCGACCCGGCAGTTCGATACCGTCGACATCTGGATCAACAATGCCGGTCTGAACTCGATCGAGCAGGACTTCTGGGAGCACGATCCGGAGGCGATCCAGTCGCTGATGCAAACCAATCTGCTCGGCACCATGTACGGTTGTCGGGTAGCCGCCCGCGGCATGATCGCCCAAGGACATGGCCGGATCTATGCGCTGGAGGGGTGGGGCAGTAGCAATGAGCGCCGGCGCGGTAGCACGCTCTACGGCACCAGCAAGGCCGCGATCCGCTACTTTGCCCGCTCGCTACAAGCCGAGCTGCGGCGAACTCCGGTCCAATTCGGCACCATCAATCCAGGGCTCGTGGCCACCGATCTCCTCGCCCTCAGTATGCGCGGCGACCGCGAAGCCAACGCCAAGCGCTTCGTCAATCTGTTTGGCGATCGGGTGGAAACCGCGGCGCCGGAACTGGTCAACCGAGTGCTCGCTGACCGCCGCCACGGCAGTCGAATCGTCTGGTTGACGCCGCAGCGCGTCTTGGGCCGGCTGCTCGCGGCCCCGTTCCGGAAACGGCGGATCCTCGACTGA
- the nifM gene encoding nitrogen fixation protein NifM — protein sequence MTSARRRVQAHGDGREQAYRYHLLRVATARYQRDPAHLEPDELALAERQAEQSLALEELVLASGEAIGVVISDDGIAGGLATIAERYADAGEMVDDLARNGLDEAALRESLRRELVFDAVMRRVGARHVAVTDDDIERLYRESPERFVRPEQRTVRHILITINDSFAENERAVATARAERLAATLHEQPERFEELARAHSECPTALEGGRLGTVPRGRLYPQLDAVLFDQAEGAIAGPVETEVGLHLLLCERIQPAATLGFEDACERIRSVLTERRRRAAQQTWLAELKRSSNPG from the coding sequence GTGACTTCGGCCCGACGACGGGTGCAGGCGCACGGCGACGGGCGCGAGCAGGCCTATCGCTACCATCTGCTGCGGGTCGCCACGGCGCGTTACCAGCGCGACCCGGCTCACCTCGAGCCCGACGAGTTGGCGTTGGCCGAGCGCCAAGCCGAACAGAGCCTGGCCTTGGAGGAGCTGGTCCTCGCTTCGGGCGAGGCGATCGGCGTCGTCATCTCCGACGATGGGATCGCCGGCGGGCTGGCGACCATCGCCGAACGCTATGCCGATGCCGGCGAGATGGTCGACGATCTGGCCCGCAACGGTCTCGACGAAGCCGCGTTGCGCGAGTCCCTGCGGCGCGAGCTGGTCTTCGATGCCGTGATGCGCCGGGTCGGAGCCCGCCACGTCGCGGTCACCGACGACGACATCGAGCGGCTCTACCGCGAGTCCCCGGAGCGCTTCGTCCGGCCCGAGCAACGCACCGTCCGCCACATCCTGATCACGATCAACGACAGCTTTGCCGAGAACGAGCGGGCTGTCGCCACGGCCCGCGCCGAGCGACTCGCCGCAACGCTGCATGAACAGCCAGAACGGTTCGAAGAACTCGCGCGTGCCCACTCCGAGTGTCCTACCGCGCTCGAGGGCGGGCGGCTCGGCACCGTCCCCCGCGGGCGTCTCTACCCGCAGCTCGACGCCGTCCTCTTCGATCAGGCCGAAGGCGCCATCGCCGGCCCGGTCGAGACCGAGGTCGGCCTGCACCTCCTCCTCTGCGAGCGGATCCAACCTGCCGCCACCCTTGGCTTCGAAGACGCCTGCGAACGTATCCGCTCGGTCCTCACCGAGCGCCGCCGTCGCGCCGCCCAGCAGACCTGGCTCGCCGAACTCAAACGGTCGTCGAATCCCGGCTGA
- a CDS encoding nitrogen fixation protein NifZ, with protein sequence MRPRFDYGDAVRVIRNVRNDGTFPGGDRGTLLVRRGSVGYVRDVGTFLQDQIIYSVHFVDDGRVVGCREEELLAADDPWVASRFESREKVAAAQPLGRQGQVLVEPGEVGEVLKVIRDETEQAVSYHVLFPGRNVLQVPESALQPPPAEEAGE encoded by the coding sequence ATGCGGCCAAGGTTTGACTATGGCGATGCGGTGCGGGTGATCCGCAACGTTCGCAACGACGGCACCTTCCCCGGCGGGGACCGCGGCACCCTCCTGGTGCGCCGCGGTAGCGTCGGCTATGTCCGCGACGTCGGCACCTTCCTCCAAGACCAGATCATCTATTCGGTGCACTTCGTCGACGACGGCCGCGTCGTCGGCTGTCGCGAGGAAGAGCTGCTCGCGGCCGACGACCCCTGGGTGGCGAGCCGCTTCGAGTCGCGCGAGAAGGTCGCCGCGGCGCAGCCGCTCGGCCGGCAGGGCCAGGTGCTGGTCGAGCCCGGCGAGGTCGGCGAGGTGCTCAAGGTGATCCGTGACGAGACGGAGCAAGCGGTCAGCTATCACGTCCTCTTCCCGGGTCGCAACGTCCTCCAGGTTCCCGAGTCCGCCCTGCAGCCGCCACCGGCCGAGGAGGCGGGCGAGTGA
- the nifW gene encoding nitrogenase-stabilizing/protective protein NifW — MTDEDFDLDYDELVSAEDFLTYFGVDYDPAVVQVNRLHILQRYHDYLDQAAEMPADAATRRALHAEQLTRAYRDFVASDALTEKVFRVFRMHEPRQIRVGLDQLLEHLPHAAKV; from the coding sequence ATGACAGATGAAGACTTCGATCTCGACTACGACGAGCTCGTCTCGGCCGAGGACTTCCTGACCTACTTCGGCGTCGACTACGATCCGGCCGTCGTCCAGGTCAACCGGTTGCACATCCTGCAGCGCTACCACGACTACCTCGACCAGGCCGCCGAGATGCCGGCCGATGCGGCCACGCGCCGGGCCCTGCACGCCGAGCAGCTCACGCGCGCCTATCGGGACTTCGTCGCCTCCGACGCCCTCACCGAGAAGGTCTTCCGCGTCTTCCGCATGCACGAGCCGCGTCAGATCCGCGTCGGGCTCGACCAACTGCTGGAGCATCTGCCCCATGCGGCCAAGGTTTGA